Proteins from a genomic interval of Hydrogenophaga sp. PAMC20947:
- a CDS encoding chromate transporter — protein MSMAPLVSNWIDLFNHFASLSLLAVGGAITTAPDMHRYLVTEQGWLSEAQFTSSIALSQAAPGPNVLFVALLGWNVGLNAGGGPGVGGMAWALALVGMVVTMVAIMLPSSIVSYNATRWAHANRHFRSVRAFKAGLAPIVIALLMATGWLLMAAHDQAQEDWPLWLLAGVATLLVWRTRIHLLWLIGVGALLGALGWV, from the coding sequence ATGAGCATGGCGCCCCTGGTCTCCAACTGGATCGACCTCTTCAACCACTTCGCCTCACTGTCCCTGCTGGCCGTGGGGGGCGCGATCACCACAGCGCCCGATATGCACCGCTACCTGGTCACCGAACAAGGCTGGCTCAGCGAAGCGCAGTTCACATCTTCCATTGCGCTGTCGCAGGCCGCGCCCGGGCCCAATGTGCTGTTCGTTGCACTGCTGGGGTGGAACGTGGGCCTGAACGCGGGAGGCGGGCCCGGCGTGGGCGGCATGGCCTGGGCGCTGGCCCTGGTGGGCATGGTGGTCACCATGGTGGCCATCATGCTGCCCTCTTCCATCGTGAGCTACAACGCCACGCGCTGGGCCCATGCCAACCGGCATTTCCGCTCGGTTCGCGCCTTCAAGGCCGGCTTGGCGCCCATTGTGATCGCCTTGCTCATGGCCACAGGCTGGCTGCTCATGGCCGCACACGACCAAGCACAGGAAGACTGGCCCCTTTGGCTGCTCGCTGGCGTGGCCACCCTGCTGGTGTGGCGCACCCGCATTCACCTGCTGTGGCTGATTGGTGTGGGCGCGTTGCTGGGGGCTTTGGGCTGGGTCTGA
- a CDS encoding chromate transporter, which yields MPTTPPVALLPEPLPPQKPSSKTELFLSFNWLALQGFGGVLAVVQRELVEKKRWLTRDEFIEDWAVAQILPGPNVVNLAMMIGGRHHGLGGAMAALMGMLLAPLVIVLLLAVLYGSVADTPTAQGALRGMGAVAAGLITATGMKLIATLDKNPMGMGLCMALALLTFVAIAILRWPLVWVLLGIGGAACLWTYRLFLRQERRARRASA from the coding sequence ATGCCGACCACACCCCCTGTTGCACTGTTGCCTGAACCTCTGCCCCCGCAGAAACCCAGCTCCAAGACCGAACTCTTTCTATCGTTCAACTGGCTGGCGCTGCAGGGTTTTGGCGGTGTGCTCGCGGTGGTGCAACGCGAACTGGTGGAGAAAAAGCGCTGGCTCACCCGCGACGAATTTATTGAAGACTGGGCCGTGGCCCAGATCCTCCCGGGCCCCAACGTTGTCAATCTGGCCATGATGATCGGCGGCCGCCACCATGGTTTGGGGGGCGCCATGGCGGCCTTGATGGGCATGCTGCTGGCACCTTTGGTGATCGTGTTGCTGCTGGCGGTGCTCTATGGCAGTGTGGCCGATACGCCCACGGCCCAAGGCGCACTGCGCGGCATGGGCGCGGTGGCAGCCGGGCTCATCACCGCTACCGGCATGAAGCTCATTGCCACACTGGACAAGAACCCCATGGGCATGGGGCTTTGCATGGCGCTGGCCTTGTTGACGTTTGTGGCCATTGCCATTCTGCGCTGGCCACTCGTCTGGGTTTTGCTGGGCATCGGCGGGGCCGCATGCTTGTGGACCTACCGCCTGTTCCTGCGCCAGGAGCGTCGAGCCAGGAGGGCCTCGGCATGA
- a CDS encoding response regulator has product MSPFERFILIDDNEADNVFHEIMIRRAGFTGEVLIFENGIDALKWFTHDLDAVPTCVFLDINMPMMDGFEVAENAAPLIEKKPTVMVVMLTSSGSPADKERALTLPVIQGYVTKPLTSEQVKALMAPPGA; this is encoded by the coding sequence ATGAGTCCCTTTGAGCGATTTATCCTGATCGACGACAACGAAGCAGACAATGTTTTCCACGAAATCATGATTCGCCGTGCGGGATTCACAGGCGAAGTGCTGATCTTTGAGAATGGCATCGATGCGCTGAAATGGTTCACCCACGACCTGGACGCCGTGCCGACCTGCGTTTTTCTGGACATCAACATGCCCATGATGGACGGCTTTGAGGTGGCCGAGAACGCCGCTCCCTTGATCGAAAAAAAGCCCACCGTGATGGTGGTGATGCTCACCTCTTCGGGTTCGCCCGCCGACAAGGAACGGGCCCTGACCTTGCCTGTCATCCAAGGCTATGTGACCAAGCCACTGACCTCCGAGCAGGTCAAAGCACTGATGGCCCCGCCGGGCGCTTGA
- a CDS encoding ATP-binding protein encodes MRIADLPENEERRLAKLNSLGILDTLPQRAFDDITALASAICGTPIALISFIDRDRQWFKSSVGMDIDQTPREVAFCSHAILHPDEVMVVEDATLDPRFHDNPFVSEDPSVRFYAGAPIVTDDGFALGAVCVVDRQSRQLDPSQLQSLRSLANLVVTLVAHEKRSRDERLAQSAEVNSRNEYLTAMTASGLDLMSFVDANYIYRYVNKSYLQYWARDPKDIVGKSVAELVGDDLFQTKVKPHFDRALAGQQVDFEATVDFLGVGPRHVEITYLPARDESGNITGVVVRAHSIHALQQREDQLRDTVAMLEHKTLEQARFIHIVSHDLREPINTINNFTSLLSGDSEPGLSESGKRYLAFVAAGGERMKTLLDDLLGFLQLEHHAVEKQRVDLARLASEIRDDLAATLASSRGRIEFGPLPVVYGEPSLLRIALQNLVSNGLKFTADGIEPEVRIEAAIESERVVISVHDNGIGMAHDQTHRIFDMFQRLHTRKKYKGTGLGLSIVRRVAELHGGQIAVTSESGGGSCFTLTLPTAPRGTEKRNDHESL; translated from the coding sequence ATGCGCATTGCCGATTTACCCGAGAACGAAGAACGGCGCTTGGCCAAGCTGAACAGCCTGGGCATTCTGGACACGTTGCCGCAAAGGGCCTTTGATGACATCACCGCACTCGCCTCGGCGATCTGCGGAACACCCATTGCCCTGATCTCCTTTATTGACAGAGACCGCCAGTGGTTCAAATCAAGCGTGGGCATGGACATAGACCAGACGCCACGCGAAGTGGCCTTCTGCTCCCACGCCATCCTGCATCCAGACGAGGTCATGGTCGTCGAAGACGCCACCCTGGATCCGCGCTTCCACGACAACCCGTTTGTGAGCGAAGACCCCTCAGTCCGTTTCTATGCCGGGGCACCCATCGTCACAGACGATGGATTCGCGCTGGGTGCTGTCTGCGTTGTCGACCGACAATCCCGGCAACTCGACCCATCGCAACTGCAGTCTCTGCGTTCACTCGCCAACCTCGTCGTGACTTTGGTCGCGCATGAGAAGCGGAGCAGAGACGAGCGCCTCGCCCAGTCGGCCGAGGTGAATAGCCGCAACGAATACCTCACGGCGATGACCGCCTCCGGTCTGGACCTGATGTCCTTCGTGGATGCGAACTACATCTACCGCTACGTCAACAAATCCTACCTGCAATACTGGGCGCGAGATCCAAAAGACATCGTGGGCAAAAGTGTGGCCGAGCTCGTGGGCGATGACCTGTTCCAGACAAAGGTCAAGCCCCATTTTGACCGGGCGCTTGCAGGACAGCAGGTGGACTTCGAAGCCACGGTTGATTTTCTGGGCGTCGGCCCACGCCATGTGGAAATCACCTATCTGCCGGCCCGGGACGAAAGCGGCAATATCACGGGCGTCGTGGTGCGCGCCCACAGCATCCACGCGCTGCAGCAAAGAGAAGACCAGTTGCGCGACACCGTGGCGATGCTGGAGCACAAAACGCTGGAGCAAGCGCGTTTCATCCATATCGTTTCACACGACCTGCGCGAGCCCATCAACACCATCAACAACTTCACGTCATTGCTTTCCGGCGACAGCGAACCAGGCTTGTCCGAAAGCGGCAAGCGCTATCTCGCCTTTGTGGCCGCTGGCGGCGAGCGCATGAAGACCCTGCTCGACGATCTGCTGGGTTTTTTGCAACTCGAACACCACGCCGTGGAGAAACAGCGGGTCGACCTGGCCCGCCTGGCCTCAGAGATTCGCGATGATCTGGCTGCCACACTTGCCAGCTCCCGTGGACGCATCGAGTTCGGGCCCCTGCCGGTGGTCTATGGTGAGCCATCGCTGCTGCGAATCGCCCTGCAAAACCTGGTGTCCAACGGCTTGAAGTTCACAGCCGACGGCATTGAGCCCGAGGTCAGGATCGAGGCCGCGATTGAATCTGAACGGGTGGTGATTTCCGTTCATGACAACGGCATCGGCATGGCCCACGATCAGACCCATCGGATCTTCGATATGTTTCAACGCCTGCACACGCGCAAAAAATACAAGGGCACGGGTCTGGGGCTGTCGATTGTTCGGCGTGTGGCCGAATTGCACGGCGGCCAGATCGCCGTCACGTCCGAATCCGGCGGGGGCAGCTGCTTCACACTGACACTGCCAACCGCTCCCCGAGGCACCGAAAAAAGGAATGACCATGAGTCCCTTTGA
- the fabG gene encoding 3-oxoacyl-ACP reductase FabG encodes MKRLDGKISIITGAAQGIGLATALKFAAEGATVIICDVKQAAVDDAVKQCEALGATAVGFVMDVTQRDMVDAVVAQVKERFGRIDTLVNNAGITQDARLQKMTLEQFDRVIDVNLRGVFHCAQAVADTMTAQGSGVILNASSVVGIYGNFGQTNYAASKFGVIGFTKTWSRELGPKGVRVNAVAPGFISTPILSTIPEKVIQEMEQRVPLRRLGKAEEIANVYAFLASDEASYINGAVIEVSGGMSV; translated from the coding sequence ATGAAACGTCTTGACGGAAAAATTTCAATCATCACCGGCGCCGCACAAGGTATCGGCCTGGCCACCGCGCTGAAGTTCGCCGCCGAAGGCGCCACGGTCATCATTTGCGATGTCAAGCAAGCCGCCGTGGACGACGCTGTGAAGCAATGCGAGGCACTGGGCGCCACAGCCGTCGGCTTTGTGATGGACGTGACCCAACGCGACATGGTCGACGCCGTTGTGGCCCAGGTCAAAGAACGCTTTGGCCGCATCGACACCCTGGTCAACAACGCTGGCATCACACAAGACGCTCGGTTGCAAAAAATGACGCTGGAGCAATTCGACCGCGTGATCGATGTCAACCTGCGCGGCGTGTTCCATTGCGCCCAGGCCGTGGCCGATACCATGACCGCGCAAGGCAGCGGCGTGATTCTCAACGCCAGCTCGGTGGTCGGCATCTACGGCAACTTCGGACAAACCAATTACGCCGCCAGCAAATTTGGCGTGATCGGTTTCACCAAGACCTGGAGCCGGGAGCTCGGTCCCAAGGGCGTGCGTGTCAATGCGGTGGCGCCCGGCTTCATTTCAACCCCGATTCTCTCAACCATTCCAGAGAAAGTGATCCAGGAGATGGAGCAGCGCGTACCGCTGCGCCGCCTCGGCAAAGCCGAGGAAATCGCCAATGTCTACGCCTTCCTCGCCAGCGACGAGGCCAGCTACATCAACGGCGCGGTGATCGAAGTGTCGGGCGGCATGTCGGTCTGA
- a CDS encoding carbon-nitrogen hydrolase family protein: MKLTAAVVQTASVLFDTPATVLRALDLMSEAAKQGAQVVVFPEAFIGGYPKGADFHIYIGARTPQGRAEYLHYFKAAVSMDGPEIAQLAKAAGEHKLYVCMGIIERDGGTLYCTAVYLGPDGAVLGKHRKLMPTALERLVWGFGDGSTLRAVDTPFGKLGAVICWENYMPALRMAMYQQRVTLYCAPTADDRDSWASTMQHIALEGRCFVLSSCQHLRRSQFPGDAMNNRLPEAPDTVLMRGGSMIIDPLGKVLAAPVYNADALLTAELDLDTVAQAQMDFDPVGHYARPDVFSLRVNTASQQAVRLEGS, from the coding sequence ATGAAGCTCACCGCCGCCGTTGTCCAGACCGCATCCGTTTTGTTCGACACGCCGGCGACGGTGTTGCGCGCGCTTGACCTCATGTCCGAAGCGGCGAAGCAGGGCGCCCAAGTGGTGGTGTTTCCCGAGGCGTTCATCGGGGGCTACCCCAAGGGTGCTGATTTCCACATCTACATCGGTGCACGAACACCCCAGGGCCGCGCCGAATACCTGCATTATTTCAAGGCCGCTGTTTCGATGGACGGCCCTGAGATCGCACAGCTGGCCAAGGCTGCGGGTGAGCACAAGCTCTACGTGTGCATGGGCATCATCGAGCGCGATGGGGGCACGCTGTATTGCACGGCGGTTTACCTGGGGCCCGATGGGGCGGTGCTGGGCAAGCACCGCAAGCTCATGCCGACTGCGTTGGAACGCCTGGTCTGGGGTTTTGGGGACGGTTCCACGCTGCGGGCGGTGGACACCCCGTTTGGCAAGCTGGGCGCGGTGATCTGCTGGGAGAACTACATGCCAGCTTTGCGCATGGCCATGTACCAGCAGCGTGTCACGCTGTACTGCGCACCAACAGCCGACGACCGCGACAGCTGGGCCAGCACCATGCAGCACATCGCGCTGGAAGGCCGGTGCTTTGTGCTGTCATCGTGTCAGCACTTGCGGCGATCGCAGTTCCCCGGCGATGCGATGAACAACCGATTGCCCGAAGCACCCGACACGGTGCTGATGCGGGGAGGCAGCATGATCATCGACCCGCTGGGCAAGGTGTTGGCCGCACCGGTCTACAACGCCGACGCGCTGCTCACCGCCGAACTTGATCTCGATACCGTGGCCCAGGCCCAGATGGATTTTGACCCGGTGGGCCACTACGCGCGGCCCGACGTATTTTCACTGCGTGTGAACACCGCGTCGCAGCAGGCGGTGCGGCTGGAGGGCAGCTGA
- a CDS encoding 3-hydroxyacyl-CoA dehydrogenase NAD-binding domain-containing protein encodes MKTIRYELADGVATLTFDEPDSAVNTMCAQWQADLTEVTAQVLKDKEQVKGIVLASAKKTTFFAGADLKGLMRNKATDAVAVFNGVEQMKRCFRTLETLGVPVVTCINGSALGGGWEVALIGHHRIAVDNPKILLGLPEITLGLIPGASGITKMTRLLGLMAAQPYILESKLFNPKQAMELGLVHELVADASELRAQALAWIKTHPVSIQPWDDKAYKMPGGTPSNPKVAAALTVAPAMLKKTTRGLYPAPEAALAAMVEGAQVDFDTALRIESRYLARIAVGPVAKNMVNTFFFNMNAIKSGQSRPGDAPRYQPKKVGILGAGMMGAGIAYAQASRGITTVLKDVSTEAADKGKAYTAQLTQKRVAKGQMSTEKQQGLLDLITPTASAIDLKGCDLIIEAVFEQRELKALVTKEAEPMLAEDGFFASNTSTLPISGLAQASAKPHKFIGIHFFSPVDKMKLVEIIRGKGTDDQTVARAYDYVQALGKLPIVVNDSRGFYTSRTFGTFVMEGAAMLGEGIPAPVIENAAMQAGMPVGPLAVLDETALSLSVHVLEQTRLDVQQEGGQYTATPGETLVEQMVKQNGRSGRAAGGGFYDYPQGQKKVLWPELKKLYEKADVKWNLQEVKDRLLYRQAVETARCLSEGVLTSVHDGNIGSIFGIGFPAWTGGALQFIYSMGVDAFEQRCAVLATQFGKGFALTDAVRVTLRQHQPVY; translated from the coding sequence ATGAAAACCATTCGCTACGAACTCGCCGATGGCGTTGCCACGCTCACCTTCGATGAGCCGGACTCTGCGGTCAACACCATGTGCGCCCAATGGCAGGCAGACCTGACCGAAGTCACGGCTCAGGTGTTGAAGGACAAGGAGCAGGTCAAAGGCATCGTGCTCGCCTCGGCAAAAAAGACAACCTTTTTTGCGGGAGCCGACCTCAAGGGCCTGATGCGCAACAAGGCCACCGATGCGGTGGCAGTGTTCAACGGGGTTGAACAGATGAAGCGGTGCTTCCGCACGCTGGAGACCCTGGGTGTGCCCGTGGTGACCTGTATCAACGGCTCGGCCCTCGGGGGTGGATGGGAAGTGGCTTTGATCGGGCATCACCGCATCGCCGTGGACAACCCCAAAATCCTGCTCGGCCTGCCCGAGATCACGCTGGGCCTGATCCCCGGCGCCAGCGGCATCACCAAAATGACGCGCCTGCTGGGTCTCATGGCCGCTCAGCCCTACATCCTGGAAAGCAAGCTCTTCAACCCGAAACAGGCGATGGAGCTGGGCCTGGTGCACGAGCTGGTGGCCGATGCCTCCGAGCTCCGAGCCCAGGCATTGGCCTGGATCAAAACGCACCCTGTCTCGATCCAGCCGTGGGACGACAAGGCCTACAAGATGCCGGGCGGCACGCCCAGCAACCCCAAGGTCGCCGCCGCACTGACCGTGGCGCCCGCCATGCTGAAGAAGACCACGCGGGGTCTTTACCCTGCGCCCGAAGCCGCGCTGGCCGCCATGGTGGAAGGCGCACAGGTGGACTTCGACACCGCGCTGCGCATCGAGTCGCGCTATCTGGCGCGCATCGCGGTGGGCCCGGTGGCCAAGAACATGGTCAACACCTTTTTCTTCAACATGAACGCCATCAAAAGCGGCCAGAGCCGCCCTGGAGACGCCCCGCGCTACCAGCCGAAAAAGGTCGGCATTCTTGGCGCCGGCATGATGGGCGCCGGCATTGCCTACGCCCAAGCCAGCCGCGGCATCACCACGGTGCTGAAAGATGTGTCAACCGAAGCAGCGGATAAAGGCAAGGCCTACACGGCCCAACTCACCCAGAAACGCGTGGCCAAGGGCCAGATGAGCACCGAGAAGCAGCAAGGCTTGCTTGACCTGATCACGCCCACCGCCAGTGCGATCGACCTCAAGGGTTGCGATCTCATCATCGAAGCCGTGTTCGAGCAACGCGAGCTCAAAGCCCTGGTGACGAAAGAAGCCGAACCCATGTTGGCCGAAGACGGCTTCTTCGCCAGCAACACATCCACACTGCCCATCTCCGGGCTGGCTCAAGCGAGTGCGAAGCCACACAAGTTCATCGGCATCCATTTCTTCAGCCCGGTCGACAAAATGAAGCTGGTGGAGATCATCCGTGGCAAAGGCACCGATGATCAAACGGTGGCCCGCGCCTACGACTATGTGCAGGCCCTGGGCAAGCTGCCCATCGTGGTGAACGATTCACGCGGGTTCTACACCAGCCGAACCTTTGGCACCTTCGTGATGGAAGGCGCGGCGATGCTGGGCGAAGGCATTCCCGCACCGGTGATCGAAAACGCGGCCATGCAGGCCGGTATGCCCGTGGGGCCGCTGGCGGTGCTGGACGAAACCGCTCTGTCACTGTCGGTGCATGTGCTGGAGCAGACCCGCCTCGACGTGCAACAGGAAGGCGGGCAGTACACGGCCACGCCGGGCGAGACGCTGGTGGAACAGATGGTGAAACAGAACGGGCGCAGCGGTCGCGCGGCGGGTGGCGGCTTCTACGACTACCCCCAGGGTCAGAAAAAAGTCTTGTGGCCGGAGCTGAAGAAGCTGTACGAGAAAGCCGACGTGAAATGGAACCTGCAGGAAGTGAAGGACCGCCTCCTCTACCGCCAGGCGGTGGAAACCGCGCGCTGCCTCAGCGAAGGCGTGCTCACCAGCGTGCACGACGGCAACATCGGCTCCATTTTCGGCATCGGTTTCCCTGCCTGGACTGGCGGCGCCCTGCAATTCATCTACAGCATGGGTGTGGATGCCTTCGAACAGCGCTGTGCCGTGCTGGCCACCCAGTTCGGCAAGGGCTTCGCACTCACCGACGCGGTAAGGGTCACGCTGCGCCAACACCAGCCGGTGTACTGA
- a CDS encoding acetyl-CoA C-acetyltransferase, whose translation MSEAFVYDAIRTPRGKGKKDGSLHEVKPVNLLAGVLRDLQRRSDFDTAAVDDIVMGVVSPVGEQGSVLPKVAALKAGWDWRCSGVQLNRFCASGLEAVNMAAMKVKSGWEDLVVAGGVESMSRVPIGSDGGAWAQDPETNSETLFVPQGVGADLIATMAGFSRTDVDAFALESQRRAGLARAEGRFSGSIVPVKDILGQIILAEDEFIKPNTTMEGLGGLKPAFEQLGAMGFDAVALQRYPQVERIHHVHHAGNSSGIVDGAAAVLIGSEAAGKAHGLKARARIVAVALSGDDPTIMLTGPMPAARKALAKAGLTIDQIDLFEVNEAFATVPMKFMQEMGVPHSKVNVNGGAIAMGHPLGATGAMILGTLIDELHRTGKRYGLATLCVGGGMGIATIVERA comes from the coding sequence ATGTCCGAAGCATTCGTTTACGACGCCATCCGCACCCCCCGTGGCAAAGGCAAGAAGGACGGCAGCCTGCACGAAGTCAAGCCAGTCAACTTGCTGGCAGGCGTGTTGCGCGACCTGCAGCGCCGCAGCGATTTCGACACCGCTGCAGTGGACGACATCGTGATGGGCGTGGTCTCACCGGTCGGCGAACAGGGCTCGGTGCTGCCCAAGGTGGCCGCACTCAAGGCAGGCTGGGACTGGCGCTGCTCGGGTGTACAACTCAACCGTTTCTGCGCCTCGGGCCTGGAGGCCGTGAACATGGCCGCCATGAAGGTCAAGAGCGGCTGGGAAGACCTGGTGGTGGCGGGCGGTGTGGAGAGCATGAGCCGGGTGCCGATTGGCTCGGACGGCGGCGCCTGGGCGCAAGACCCGGAAACCAACAGCGAAACGCTCTTTGTGCCGCAAGGCGTGGGCGCCGATCTGATCGCCACCATGGCCGGTTTCAGCCGCACCGATGTGGATGCCTTCGCCCTGGAGTCGCAACGCCGCGCCGGGTTGGCCCGCGCTGAGGGGCGCTTTTCTGGCTCCATCGTGCCGGTGAAAGACATTCTGGGCCAGATCATCCTGGCTGAGGACGAGTTCATCAAGCCCAACACCACCATGGAAGGCCTGGGCGGGCTCAAGCCCGCGTTCGAGCAGCTGGGCGCCATGGGTTTCGATGCTGTGGCGCTCCAGCGCTACCCGCAGGTCGAGCGCATCCACCATGTGCACCACGCCGGCAATTCCTCCGGCATCGTGGACGGCGCAGCCGCTGTGCTGATCGGCTCTGAGGCAGCGGGCAAGGCGCATGGACTGAAAGCGCGGGCGCGCATTGTGGCGGTGGCGCTCTCGGGCGACGACCCGACCATCATGCTCACCGGCCCGATGCCGGCCGCGCGCAAGGCACTGGCCAAGGCCGGGCTCACCATCGACCAGATCGACTTGTTTGAAGTGAACGAGGCTTTTGCCACCGTGCCCATGAAGTTCATGCAGGAAATGGGTGTGCCACACAGCAAGGTCAACGTGAACGGCGGCGCCATTGCCATGGGCCACCCGCTGGGTGCGACCGGCGCCATGATTCTGGGCACCCTGATCGACGAGCTGCACCGCACCGGAAAACGCTATGGCCTGGCAACGCTCTGCGTGGGCGGTGGCATGGGTATCGCAACGATTGTTGAGCGCGCCTGA
- a CDS encoding acyl-CoA dehydrogenase family protein produces MIERTLFTPDHEAFRDSFRRFMEKEIAPFHDAWEEQGYVDREVWRKAGQNGFLCMTMPEAYGGSDADKLYSVVQMEELAAGGFSGIGYGLHNEIVAPYILRYGTEAQKAKYLPLLASGAMVGAIAMSEPAAGSDLQGVKSTAIKQADGSYLLNGSKTFITNGWHADLVIVVAKTNPAAGGKGTSLFLVEHGTPGFEKGKRLKKLGLKAQDTSELFFDNVKLPAEQLLGGPEQENRGFICLMEQLPWERLQIAIGAVAAAQAAIGWTVDYVKERKVFGTTVGAMQNTRYKLAEMQTEVQVARIFVDKCCELIAHDKLDTATASMAKYWCSDLQCKVMDECVQLFGGYGYMWEYPITRAYADARVQRIYGGTNEIMKEVISRGMGLGGR; encoded by the coding sequence ATGATTGAAAGAACCCTTTTCACCCCCGATCACGAAGCCTTTCGCGACAGTTTTCGCCGCTTCATGGAAAAGGAAATCGCGCCATTCCATGACGCTTGGGAGGAGCAGGGCTATGTGGACCGCGAGGTCTGGCGCAAAGCCGGGCAAAACGGATTTCTGTGCATGACCATGCCCGAGGCTTACGGCGGCTCCGACGCCGACAAGCTGTATTCCGTGGTGCAGATGGAAGAGCTGGCCGCAGGGGGCTTCAGCGGCATAGGCTATGGATTGCACAATGAAATCGTGGCGCCGTACATCCTGCGCTACGGCACCGAGGCGCAGAAAGCCAAATACCTGCCCTTGCTTGCAAGCGGTGCGATGGTGGGCGCCATTGCCATGAGCGAGCCGGCCGCTGGCAGCGATCTGCAGGGCGTGAAAAGCACCGCCATCAAGCAAGCCGACGGCAGCTACCTGCTCAATGGCAGCAAAACCTTCATCACCAACGGATGGCACGCCGATCTGGTGATTGTGGTCGCCAAGACCAACCCGGCAGCGGGAGGCAAAGGCACCAGCCTGTTTCTGGTTGAGCACGGCACACCGGGATTCGAGAAAGGCAAGCGGTTGAAGAAGTTGGGGTTGAAGGCGCAAGACACCAGCGAGCTGTTCTTTGACAACGTGAAGTTGCCGGCCGAACAGCTGCTGGGCGGACCCGAGCAAGAGAACCGGGGCTTCATCTGCCTCATGGAACAGCTGCCCTGGGAACGCCTGCAAATTGCGATCGGTGCCGTGGCGGCCGCGCAGGCCGCGATCGGCTGGACCGTGGACTACGTCAAGGAACGCAAGGTGTTTGGTACAACCGTGGGCGCCATGCAGAACACCCGGTACAAACTTGCCGAGATGCAGACCGAGGTGCAGGTGGCGCGCATTTTTGTAGACAAATGCTGCGAGCTCATCGCTCACGACAAGCTCGACACGGCCACCGCCAGCATGGCCAAGTACTGGTGCAGCGACTTGCAGTGCAAGGTGATGGACGAATGCGTTCAGCTCTTCGGCGGCTATGGCTACATGTGGGAATACCCGATCACCCGTGCTTATGCCGATGCGCGCGTGCAGCGCATTTACGGTGGCACCAACGAGATCATGAAAGAAGTGATCTCCAGGGGCATGGGGCTGGGCGGGCGTTGA
- a CDS encoding putative quinol monooxygenase: MHYVLARITVQPGASAQTATILETLVSLSRQEAGCVSYELYQQADHPHVFQTVEVWRDAEAAQTHMSTPHLAAAVAEATPLFAAPPEILAYQKLA, translated from the coding sequence ATGCATTACGTGCTTGCACGCATCACCGTTCAACCCGGCGCTTCGGCCCAGACCGCCACGATCCTGGAGACCTTGGTCTCGCTCTCTCGACAGGAGGCGGGTTGTGTGTCCTACGAGCTGTACCAGCAAGCGGATCATCCCCATGTCTTTCAGACGGTTGAAGTCTGGCGGGATGCAGAAGCGGCCCAAACGCACATGAGCACGCCACACCTGGCGGCAGCAGTGGCCGAGGCCACCCCCTTGTTTGCCGCGCCACCGGAAATTCTGGCGTATCAAAAACTGGCGTAA
- a CDS encoding ABC-type transport auxiliary lipoprotein family protein has product MHTPLLVSPAVRSSHGALRATGQVIAALSLTVLAACSTPQAPATKTVYDFGLTPSVVGTPPPRATPAAALLLADVQAPMALNATAVQYRLSYDNDQELRPYALARWSMAPAQLVQQRLKLALNARGPVLAEGQGSPSHSLKIELEEFVQVFEQPQSSLGRVSLRATLLNGSQLVDQIRVRSTAVAPTNDAAGGVRALTQATDAAAQQLVTWLDQQKP; this is encoded by the coding sequence ATGCACACCCCACTTCTTGTCTCGCCCGCTGTCCGGTCGTCGCACGGTGCCCTGCGCGCAACCGGCCAAGTGATCGCAGCGCTGTCCCTGACCGTGCTGGCGGCTTGCTCAACGCCCCAGGCGCCGGCCACCAAGACGGTCTACGACTTTGGTCTCACGCCCTCGGTTGTCGGGACGCCGCCGCCCCGCGCCACGCCAGCTGCCGCATTGCTGCTGGCCGATGTGCAAGCCCCCATGGCGCTGAACGCCACCGCCGTGCAATACCGCCTGAGCTACGACAACGACCAGGAACTCCGCCCCTATGCACTGGCGCGCTGGAGCATGGCCCCTGCCCAGTTGGTGCAGCAAAGACTCAAGCTCGCATTGAATGCCCGAGGCCCTGTGCTGGCTGAGGGGCAGGGTTCGCCATCGCACTCACTCAAGATTGAGCTCGAAGAGTTTGTCCAGGTGTTTGAGCAGCCGCAGTCCAGCCTGGGCCGGGTCAGCTTGCGCGCCACGCTGCTCAATGGCTCACAGCTGGTCGATCAGATCCGCGTGCGTTCAACCGCAGTGGCGCCGACCAACGACGCTGCGGGCGGCGTGCGTGCACTGACGCAAGCCACCGACGCCGCAGCCCAGCAATTGGTGACCTGGCTGGACCAGCAAAAACCCTGA